The Candidatus Binataceae bacterium DNA segment GCTCGTTTCCCTGCGCGCCTTGCTAAAAAGAAGGTAAGTACGATCCGCGAACCGTCAAGCGGGGCTGGAATTTGGGCTATTCATTCTCCGGAGCGGCCGGCGTTTTCGCCCGCTCGATCTCGGCCGCGAAAAGGCGCGCCATCTTCGGATGGCCCTCGCGCTCGGCGAGGTCGCATCCCTCTTTGAGCACCTCGAGCGCGCGCGCTAGGTTGCCGTTGGCGAGATAGACGCCGGCCTTGCGAAAGATCCGTGCGTAACGCTCGCCCTGATCGGCGGAATCCATGATTGAATCGACCGCGGAAGAAACTCTCGACATGATCCTAGGCGGGGCGCTGCGCCTTTACCAGCCGCGCCGCGGCTACCGCTTCTCGGTCGACTCCGTGCTGCTCGCGCGCTTCGCCGCCGCGCGGCCGGCCGCGCGCGTGCTCGACTTGGGCGCGGGATGCGGCGTCGTCGCACTGATCTACGCCGCCCTCGTCAAGCCGCACGAAGTGATCGCGCTCGAGCTTCAACCGGCGCTCGCTGCGCTCATCGCGCGCAACGTATCGCTCAACGGTCTCGGCATGGTCCGAGCCATCTGCGGCAACTTGCGAAACCGCGGCGCGCTCGGGACGGCTGCCGGCGGCTTCGACCTGGTGCTCGCCAACCCGCCGTTTCGCGCCCGCCTGAGCGGGCGTGAAAGTCCGCTCGCCGGCCGCCGCCTCGCTCGGGGCGAGGCGGCGGCCCGCCTCGAGGATTTCGTCGCGGCCGCGGCGCGCTACGCGCGCCACGGCGGCCGCGCTGCCTTCGTCTTATCCGCCGCGCGCAGCGCCGAGCTTGTCTCGGCGCTGCGCCGCCGCCGCCTCGAGCCCAAGCGCATCCGCTTCGTCCATCCCTACGCCGCCGCCAGCGCCTCGACCGTGCTGGTCGAGGCGCGCAAGGGCGGCGGGGTCGAAGTCGAAGTCGAGCCGCCGCTGGTGATGTACGACGCGCCGGGCGTATACAGCGACGCGGCGCGAGCGCTGCTGGAGCGACCGTAAAACGGCCGCTCCAGCAGCGCTCGCCGAGGCAGCGGCCGGGGCGGCGGCGGCGCACCGGGCAGCTGCCACGCCGCGGCGGGCTAGCGCGCGCACTTGCCCGCCGCGACGTCCGTGGTTAACCTTCACGCTCCGCGCACATATAGCTCCGCGCGCGAATGGGAGGCTTGATGGCATCGCGGAAAACCGTCGGCGTGCTGCTCTTCGAGGGCTTCGAACTGCTCGATGTATTCGGCCCTTTGCAAGCGTGGGGAATGCTCGCGGAAATTACCCGCGCATACACAATCGTCGCGGCCGCCGAAACGCCTGGACCGATTAGAAGCGCGCAGGGGCCACGCGCCGTCGCCGACTATGCGCTCGCCGATTGTCCGCCAATCGACGTGATCCTTGTGCCGGGCGGTATCGGCACGCGGCGGGAGGTCAACAACGCGGCGCTGCTGGAATGGCTGCGGCGACGCGCAGCGCAAGCCGAGGTCGTGACTTCCGTATGCACCGGCGCAGCGCTGCTCGCGTGCGCCGGATTGCTCGACGGACGCCGCGCGACCTCGAACAAGCTCGCCTTCAAGTGGGTGACCTCGCAGGGCCCGGCAGTCCAATGGGTCGGGCAGGCGCGATGGGTCGAGGACGGCAAGTTCACCACGTCGTCGGGAGTCTCGGCCGGAATCGATATGGCGCTCGCGATGA contains these protein-coding regions:
- a CDS encoding methyltransferase; the encoded protein is MIESTAEETLDMILGGALRLYQPRRGYRFSVDSVLLARFAAARPAARVLDLGAGCGVVALIYAALVKPHEVIALELQPALAALIARNVSLNGLGMVRAICGNLRNRGALGTAAGGFDLVLANPPFRARLSGRESPLAGRRLARGEAAARLEDFVAAAARYARHGGRAAFVLSAARSAELVSALRRRRLEPKRIRFVHPYAAASASTVLVEARKGGGVEVEVEPPLVMYDAPGVYSDAARALLERP
- a CDS encoding DJ-1/PfpI family protein, with the protein product MASRKTVGVLLFEGFELLDVFGPLQAWGMLAEITRAYTIVAAAETPGPIRSAQGPRAVADYALADCPPIDVILVPGGIGTRREVNNAALLEWLRRRAAQAEVVTSVCTGAALLACAGLLDGRRATSNKLAFKWVTSQGPAVQWVGQARWVEDGKFTTSSGVSAGIDMALAMIARLVDVNTAEQIAIRMEYEWHRDPSWDPFAKIHGLV